A genomic stretch from Methanobacterium sp. includes:
- a CDS encoding ABC transporter permease: MNLYKLAFNNIRRKKLRSVLTTLGIIIGVATIVVLLGMTAGATSEVQAETNAYMYDVAVLPASTSGNLLMDAQTVSKIRNFPGLYDFREVTIFNEDINGIRVNYEGTNDWKKIKLKNGTAGVVINQAVADKFGYAIGSKMKVKNQELTVTGISKEEQALYVYINQDTAKQLTDNKVSAIYVRANGDPKTVSEDMEKQINGISVETKSEKVAKVQEMANQAMMFIGFIASIALIVGIISVINTMLISVMERTRELGVLKAIGFTNWEIKGSILFESGLLGLVGGITGVIIGIVGIFAAANILKFTESISGMMPLWLIGGVIIGATVLSVLAGLYPAIRASKLNVVEALRYD; this comes from the coding sequence ATGAATCTTTATAAATTAGCATTTAACAATATTCGTAGAAAAAAACTTAGAAGTGTGTTGACGACTCTTGGGATTATAATTGGTGTTGCCACAATTGTCGTACTTTTAGGTATGACTGCAGGCGCAACTTCAGAAGTTCAGGCAGAAACTAATGCATATATGTATGATGTGGCAGTTTTGCCGGCTTCAACAAGTGGAAATCTTTTAATGGATGCTCAAACGGTATCAAAAATTAGAAATTTTCCAGGACTTTATGATTTCCGTGAAGTGACTATCTTTAATGAAGATATAAATGGAATCAGAGTTAACTATGAGGGAACAAATGACTGGAAAAAAATAAAACTAAAAAATGGAACAGCAGGAGTTGTAATTAATCAAGCAGTAGCAGATAAGTTTGGATATGCAATTGGCAGTAAAATGAAGGTTAAAAATCAGGAATTAACTGTTACTGGGATATCAAAAGAGGAGCAAGCACTTTATGTTTACATAAATCAGGATACTGCAAAGCAGTTAACGGATAATAAGGTAAGTGCAATCTATGTTCGGGCAAATGGAGACCCAAAAACTGTCTCTGAAGATATGGAAAAACAGATAAATGGTATTTCCGTTGAAACAAAGTCTGAAAAAGTAGCTAAAGTTCAGGAAATGGCTAACCAGGCAATGATGTTTATAGGGTTTATTGCAAGTATTGCGCTCATTGTAGGAATCATAAGTGTAATAAATACAATGCTGATCAGTGTTATGGAACGAACAAGAGAATTAGGAGTTTTGAAGGCCATAGGATTTACAAACTGGGAAATTAAAGGAAGTATACTTTTTGAATCAGGATTATTAGGATTAGTAGGAGGAATTACAGGAGTTATAATTGGTATTGTAGGTATTTTTGCTGCTGCAAATATACTTAAATTTACTGAATCCATTTCTGGAATGATGCCTTTATGGTTAATTGGAGGAGTAATTATAGGTGCTACAGTCTTGAGTGTTCTTGCAGGGTTATATCCAGCAATACGAGCTTCAAAATTAAATGTTGTGGAGGCTTTAAGATATGACTAA
- a CDS encoding ABC transporter ATP-binding protein, translating to MTNNVLEFRNVWKTYTMGNELINALAGMNLTLKKGSFTAVMGPSGSGKSTFLHVGGILDMPSSGIVMINGKETKRLSVKEQARLRRNEIGFIFQRFNLMSQLSAIENIMLPMIKEDTQKAKEILDKMGLAGKYDKFPGQLSGGEQQRVAIARALINDPSIILADEPTGELDTKNAHSIMQILQDLNRNEGVSVVVVTHNPSSAEFADETIHMSDGKIVNRGK from the coding sequence ATGACTAATAATGTACTTGAATTTCGAAATGTTTGGAAGACATATACCATGGGAAATGAACTGATAAATGCCCTTGCAGGAATGAACCTCACTTTGAAGAAAGGATCATTTACAGCAGTCATGGGACCCTCTGGATCTGGAAAATCCACATTTTTACATGTTGGAGGAATACTGGATATGCCTTCAAGCGGTATAGTCATGATAAATGGAAAGGAAACCAAGAGATTATCTGTTAAAGAGCAGGCGAGACTTCGAAGGAATGAAATAGGATTTATATTTCAGAGATTTAACCTCATGTCTCAGCTTTCTGCCATAGAAAACATTATGCTGCCTATGATTAAAGAAGATACGCAAAAAGCTAAAGAAATTCTTGATAAAATGGGATTAGCAGGTAAATATGATAAATTTCCCGGACAGCTTTCTGGAGGAGAGCAGCAACGTGTTGCAATAGCAAGAGCTCTTATTAATGATCCGTCAATTATTCTGGCTGATGAGCCAACAGGAGAGCTTGATACTAAAAATGCACACTCAATAATGCAAATCCTTCAGGATCTGAATAGAAATGAAGGAGTAAGTGTAGTTGTAGTTACTCATAACCCTTCTTCAGCAGAATTTGCAGATGAAACAATCCATATGAGCGATGGAAAGATAGTTAATAGGGGGAAATAA
- a CDS encoding GNAT family N-acetyltransferase, translating to MIRNANKSDISSITDLWEEMMQFHIQKSNLYEIKDDAQEIYSNYLKEVQKNVKNILLVYEINNEIVGYLMACESIQPPVYKETHIGDIIDLSVTEKYQNKGIGEELLKEVEKIFQKRGINRIECMVSNFNEISKNFWLKNGYKPYNIMCVKKIE from the coding sequence ATGATAAGAAATGCAAATAAATCAGATATATCATCAATTACAGATTTATGGGAAGAAATGATGCAATTTCACATCCAAAAAAGCAATTTATATGAAATAAAAGATGATGCACAGGAAATATATTCTAACTACTTAAAAGAAGTGCAAAAAAATGTTAAAAATATATTGCTGGTATATGAAATAAATAATGAAATTGTGGGTTATTTAATGGCCTGTGAATCAATTCAACCTCCTGTTTACAAAGAAACACATATAGGGGATATTATTGACCTATCTGTAACAGAAAAGTACCAGAACAAGGGAATTGGTGAAGAATTATTGAAGGAAGTTGAAAAAATCTTTCAAAAAAGAGGTATTAACCGAATTGAGTGTATGGTTTCCAATTTTAATGAAATATCCAAAAATTTCTGGCTTAAAAACGGTTATAAACCCTACAATATTATGTGTGTTAAAAAAATAGAATAA
- a CDS encoding class I SAM-dependent methyltransferase has protein sequence MANAYDKMCQLLVPGYDFMQDTMIDILKFEDINEINLLDLGAGSGILIEKVLKEFPDSTCYYLDFSDDFMHVAKEKLDKYEDRITYIKSDFCSNWESQLKEKPNVIISMSAIHHLKNENKRKLYGKCYKILQEKGWFFNIDEMKTLNETTYMNSLYYWIYHAEKQKYALSDNQLGIYNQWMEKFDSWKKRNVENIHIPKKDGDDVHESFLVQLNWLKEIGFSKTDLFSKYFLWCMIGGKKE, from the coding sequence ATGGCCAACGCCTATGACAAGATGTGTCAGCTACTTGTGCCCGGATACGACTTTATGCAGGATACAATGATAGATATATTAAAATTTGAAGATATAAATGAGATAAATCTGCTAGATCTAGGTGCTGGAAGCGGAATTTTGATTGAAAAAGTGCTAAAAGAGTTTCCTGATTCAACATGTTATTACTTAGATTTTTCTGATGATTTTATGCATGTTGCCAAAGAAAAATTAGATAAATATGAAGACAGAATAACTTATATAAAATCCGATTTTTGCAGCAATTGGGAATCACAGCTTAAAGAAAAACCTAATGTAATCATTTCCATGTCTGCAATTCATCACCTTAAAAATGAGAATAAAAGAAAGCTTTATGGAAAATGTTATAAAATACTTCAAGAAAAAGGTTGGTTTTTTAATATTGACGAAATGAAAACATTAAACGAAACTACATACATGAATAGCCTTTATTACTGGATTTATCATGCTGAAAAACAAAAATATGCACTTTCGGATAACCAATTAGGCATATATAATCAGTGGATGGAAAAATTCGACAGCTGGAAAAAACGAAACGTAGAAAATATTCATATTCCTAAAAAAGACGGTGATGATGTCCATGAATCATTTTTAGTTCAATTAAATTGGCTAAAAGAGATTGGTTTTAGTAAGACCGATCTTTTTTCCAAATATTTCTTGTGGTGTATGATTGGCGGTAAAAAAGAATAA
- a CDS encoding alpha/beta hydrolase, translating to MNFLQSRKRLILIIVLAIFLIAIVGFVYYVSDYYHADNIAINALKSTNAYTVVNTDNSITFTPTANKSTTGVIFYQGGKVQPEAYAVLASKLVQNGYTTIIAKMPLNLAFFGSNKADEIIASHEEIKTWVIGGHSLGGVFASEYAVNHQDKIKGVIYLAAYPSTNASNATFKALSIRGSLDGLAKAGDISKNLDKFPVNTTFITIPGGNHYNFGDYGVQTGDNNSTITREQQQNETVNAILEFLKNI from the coding sequence ATGAATTTTTTACAATCTAGAAAAAGGTTAATTCTAATAATAGTTTTAGCAATCTTTCTAATTGCAATAGTAGGGTTTGTTTATTATGTTTCTGACTATTATCATGCAGATAATATTGCAATAAATGCTCTTAAATCAACAAATGCTTATACTGTGGTTAATACTGATAATTCAATTACATTCACACCTACAGCAAACAAGAGCACCACTGGAGTAATATTTTACCAGGGGGGTAAAGTTCAGCCGGAAGCTTACGCAGTTTTAGCTTCTAAGCTCGTTCAAAATGGTTACACTACAATAATTGCTAAAATGCCCCTTAATTTAGCTTTTTTTGGCAGTAATAAAGCTGATGAAATCATAGCTAGTCATGAAGAAATAAAAACGTGGGTAATTGGAGGTCATTCACTTGGAGGTGTCTTTGCCTCAGAATATGCTGTAAACCATCAAGATAAGATTAAAGGAGTTATTTATTTAGCTGCCTATCCTTCAACAAATGCTTCAAACGCCACTTTTAAAGCATTATCAATTAGAGGCTCCCTTGACGGACTTGCCAAAGCAGGAGATATCTCCAAAAATCTGGATAAATTCCCGGTCAATACGACATTTATCACCATTCCTGGAGGTAACCACTACAATTTCGGCGATTATGGGGTGCAAACTGGTGATAATAACAGTACCATAACCAGAGAACAGCAGCAAAATGAAACAGTTAATGCTATACTGGAATTTCTTAAAAATATCTAA
- a CDS encoding winged helix-turn-helix transcriptional regulator yields MKKVFLWWLIAGSKGGENRARIILELNSRPYNANKLAEKLSLDYKTIRHHIDVLDENKIIQSTGEKYGALYYLSDEMESVYDTFLEIWEEFKENR; encoded by the coding sequence ATGAAGAAAGTGTTTTTGTGGTGGTTAATTGCCGGGAGTAAAGGTGGAGAAAACCGTGCCAGAATAATACTCGAACTTAATAGCAGACCATATAATGCTAATAAGCTTGCTGAAAAGCTTTCTCTTGATTATAAGACAATTAGACACCATATTGATGTTTTGGACGAAAATAAGATAATACAATCCACTGGAGAGAAATATGGTGCATTATATTACCTTTCTGACGAGATGGAAAGTGTTTATGATACATTTTTAGAAATTTGGGAAGAATTCAAGGAAAATCGGTAA
- a CDS encoding NAD(P)-dependent alcohol dehydrogenase, giving the protein MKAIVYEKYGPPEVLQIKEIERPTPKDNEILVKVHATTVTAADVRMRGFLVPLSYWLFARIALGFRGPKTEILGGELAGEIESVGKDVKNFKKGDQVFAYPGHHGGGYAEYACLPGDSAVAIKPENLTFEEAAAVSFGGNTALHFIKQANIQKGQKVLIYGASGSVGTYAVQLAKYFGAEVTGVCSTTNIDLVKSMGADNVIDYTKEDFSKNGEIYDVILDTVGKASLSDCMRSLKEEGTYLQVVATPAVSIQMEWNGLTSSKTLIGGTAIPQTENLLFLKELVEAEKIKPVIDRTYTLEQIIDAHRYVDQGHKKGNVVITVEPDS; this is encoded by the coding sequence ATGAAAGCAATAGTTTACGAAAAATACGGACCACCTGAAGTTTTACAGATAAAGGAGATAGAAAGACCCACCCCTAAGGACAATGAGATACTTGTAAAAGTACATGCCACAACTGTGACAGCGGCAGATGTGAGAATGAGGGGTTTCCTAGTTCCTCTCTCTTATTGGCTATTTGCTCGAATAGCTCTTGGCTTTAGAGGGCCTAAAACGGAAATACTTGGGGGAGAATTAGCGGGTGAAATTGAATCCGTGGGTAAAGATGTAAAAAATTTTAAGAAGGGAGACCAGGTTTTTGCATATCCAGGACACCATGGGGGTGGTTATGCGGAATACGCTTGTTTACCCGGTGATTCGGCAGTAGCAATAAAACCGGAAAATTTGACATTTGAAGAAGCAGCAGCAGTCTCATTTGGAGGCAATACTGCCTTACATTTTATAAAACAGGCCAACATCCAGAAGGGGCAAAAAGTGCTTATTTATGGTGCTTCTGGCAGTGTAGGTACTTATGCGGTCCAGCTTGCCAAATACTTTGGTGCAGAAGTCACTGGAGTATGCAGCACTACAAATATAGATTTAGTGAAGTCAATGGGCGCAGATAATGTAATTGATTATACTAAGGAAGATTTCAGCAAAAATGGGGAGATATACGACGTGATTTTGGACACTGTGGGTAAGGCTTCGTTATCTGATTGCATGAGATCTTTAAAGGAGGAAGGAACTTATCTTCAAGTTGTTGCTACACCGGCAGTAAGTATTCAAATGGAATGGAATGGACTGACCAGCAGCAAGACACTAATTGGTGGTACAGCAATCCCCCAGACTGAAAATCTCTTGTTCCTCAAAGAACTCGTTGAAGCAGAAAAGATAAAACCGGTAATTGATAGAACCTATACTCTGGAACAAATTATAGATGCCCACAGGTATGTGGATCAAGGACACAAAAAGGGGAATGTGGTCATAACTGTGGAACCTGATAGTTAA
- a CDS encoding class I SAM-dependent methyltransferase, with translation MGFFIASMEVFFYFESPYIQVLALPLLLLSANFFIGTYVTRNFSKTDNMTLPFVDLFSSDEDLILDAGCGSGRGTIELSKVSKNGQIVALDLFESGEDIASRKLLEKNLEIAEITGRVRIVKGDVTNLEFENNTFNTVISVLLLNNLGKAKITGLKELFRVLKPGGKILIIVPTPSLQTFAVMSVFSLILTSNKEWRSLFEQVGFRLLDEGVINFGRFFLLQK, from the coding sequence TTGGGATTTTTCATAGCCAGTATGGAGGTATTTTTTTATTTTGAGTCACCATATATTCAAGTGCTGGCATTGCCGCTACTTTTGCTATCAGCAAATTTCTTCATAGGAACATATGTCACCAGGAACTTTTCAAAAACTGATAATATGACACTTCCCTTTGTTGATTTATTTTCTTCAGATGAGGATCTTATCCTTGATGCAGGATGTGGTTCTGGCAGGGGTACTATAGAGTTGAGTAAGGTGTCAAAAAATGGGCAAATAGTTGCCCTGGACCTTTTTGAATCAGGAGAGGATATCGCTAGTCGAAAATTGCTTGAGAAAAACCTGGAAATTGCTGAAATAACTGGCAGGGTTCGAATCGTAAAAGGAGACGTGACAAATCTTGAATTTGAGAATAACACTTTTAACACAGTTATCAGCGTCTTGTTGTTGAATAATCTAGGTAAAGCAAAAATTACAGGATTAAAGGAGTTATTCAGAGTGCTTAAGCCAGGGGGGAAAATATTGATTATAGTTCCCACTCCCAGCCTACAAACATTCGCAGTCATGAGTGTGTTCTCTTTAATACTCACCTCAAATAAAGAATGGAGATCCCTATTTGAACAGGTAGGGTTCCGGCTTCTTGATGAGGGAGTTATAAATTTCGGGAGATTTTTCCTCTTACAGAAATAG
- a CDS encoding flavodoxin family protein: MKTLLVLYSYHHHNTEKIAKVFAKIFDAEIKNPKEIKPEELQGYDLVGFGSGIYSAKHDESILELADELPQVTGMKAFLFSTAGITGKSKASKDHATIREKLESKGYTIVDEFQCKGFNTNSFLRLFGGMNKGRPNAQDLKNAEEFAQKLKKDYK, from the coding sequence ATGAAAACTCTTTTAGTTTTGTATTCATACCATCATCATAACACTGAGAAGATTGCTAAAGTCTTTGCAAAAATTTTTGATGCTGAAATAAAAAATCCAAAGGAAATAAAGCCTGAAGAACTTCAAGGTTATGATTTGGTGGGTTTTGGCTCAGGGATTTACAGTGCAAAACACGATGAATCTATACTTGAACTTGCTGATGAGCTACCACAAGTCACTGGTATGAAAGCATTCCTCTTCTCAACTGCGGGAATAACTGGAAAATCCAAAGCCTCCAAAGATCATGCAACAATACGGGAAAAACTGGAATCAAAAGGTTACACTATTGTGGATGAATTCCAATGTAAAGGTTTTAACACCAATAGTTTTCTTCGACTATTTGGGGGAATGAATAAGGGTAGACCTAATGCTCAAGACCTCAAAAATGCAGAAGAGTTTGCTCAAAAACTGAAAAAAGATTATAAATAA
- a CDS encoding DUF1801 domain-containing protein, giving the protein MKEGVKEETQKSAPAKDIDEYISLAPKKHQEALKNIRKAIREAAPEAEELISYRIPSYKYHGSLVHFAAFKNHCSFIVVNKAILETFKSELEGFYTSGATIRFTAEKPLPEALVKEIVKTRMKENEVRANNK; this is encoded by the coding sequence ATGAAAGAAGGAGTTAAAGAAGAAACACAAAAAAGTGCTCCAGCAAAAGATATAGATGAATACATATCATTAGCTCCAAAAAAACATCAGGAAGCCCTTAAGAATATTCGTAAGGCAATCAGGGAAGCAGCACCCGAAGCTGAAGAATTAATCAGTTATAGAATTCCAAGCTATAAATATCATGGATCATTGGTCCATTTTGCCGCATTTAAAAATCATTGTAGTTTTATCGTAGTAAACAAAGCCATTTTAGAAACATTTAAAAGTGAACTAGAAGGATTTTATACTTCTGGAGCAACTATCCGATTTACAGCAGAAAAACCTCTTCCTGAAGCATTGGTTAAAGAAATAGTCAAAACAAGAATGAAAGAAAATGAAGTGAGGGCAAATAATAAATAA
- a CDS encoding VOC family protein, protein MQKITPFLWFDNQAEEAMNFYISIFKNSEVVNVTRYGVGGPVPEGTVMTAKFMIEGQEFVALNGGPQFKFTEAISFVVNCKTQEEIDYYWDKLSEEGEEQGPGWVKDKYGVSWQVVPIIFTEMVNNKDPVKSQRVMAAMMQMTKLDIKTLKKAYNG, encoded by the coding sequence ATGCAAAAAATAACCCCATTTCTATGGTTTGATAATCAGGCTGAAGAAGCCATGAATTTTTATATATCTATTTTTAAAAATTCAGAAGTCGTAAATGTTACTCGTTATGGTGTGGGAGGCCCCGTACCTGAAGGAACAGTTATGACTGCAAAATTTATGATTGAAGGACAAGAATTTGTTGCACTAAACGGGGGTCCACAATTTAAATTTACTGAAGCAATATCTTTCGTCGTAAACTGTAAAACACAGGAAGAAATAGACTATTATTGGGATAAACTCTCTGAAGAGGGAGAGGAACAAGGACCTGGCTGGGTGAAAGATAAATATGGTGTTTCATGGCAAGTGGTGCCTATAATATTTACTGAAATGGTTAATAACAAAGATCCAGTAAAATCCCAGAGAGTAATGGCTGCTATGATGCAGATGACGAAGCTTGACATAAAAACGTTGAAGAAAGCATATAATGGATAA
- a CDS encoding DUF4386 family protein — MKSVNNSSDDTDQDFRWNSLYKIGGAAAIISALLLLIEIIVFTIWPQPATVLDYFTLLQTNKLIGLIDFYLLEVIAYILFLPMFLAIYLAIRRFNESYMIIAIFMAILGIAIFLSTNNSFSMLNLSNQFVYATTGAQKSMILAAGQSLLVNTGQRAVGGFNMGLLLISFAGIIMSTVMLKSNKFGNKTAYIGILAFTISLAEYVRMILLPGELILLLIFAVLSGVLLMIWLIMVGRRLLQLSQLSLNSF, encoded by the coding sequence ATGAAAAGTGTAAATAACAGTTCAGATGATACAGATCAAGATTTTCGTTGGAATAGTCTCTATAAAATAGGGGGAGCAGCAGCCATTATATCAGCACTGCTACTATTAATTGAAATTATTGTTTTCACCATCTGGCCCCAACCTGCCACTGTGTTGGATTACTTTACGTTACTTCAGACCAATAAGCTTATTGGATTAATTGATTTTTATTTATTGGAAGTTATAGCCTACATTCTTTTTCTTCCAATGTTTCTGGCCATTTATCTTGCCATAAGGCGATTTAATGAAAGTTATATGATAATTGCTATCTTCATGGCTATTTTAGGGATAGCCATATTTCTTTCAACCAACAACTCTTTTTCAATGCTTAATTTAAGCAACCAATTTGTATATGCGACAACAGGGGCTCAAAAGTCCATGATACTAGCAGCAGGTCAGTCTTTACTGGTTAATACTGGTCAACGTGCTGTTGGAGGTTTTAACATGGGGCTATTGCTCATTTCATTTGCAGGGATTATTATGTCGACTGTCATGTTAAAGAGCAATAAGTTCGGCAATAAAACAGCGTACATTGGTATTTTGGCATTTACAATTTCCTTAGCTGAGTATGTCAGAATGATCCTATTACCAGGAGAACTTATCCTTCTTCTTATCTTCGCAGTCTTATCTGGCGTACTTTTAATGATATGGTTGATTATGGTTGGTCGAAGACTTTTACAATTGAGTCAACTTTCCTTGAACTCATTTTAA
- a CDS encoding nitroreductase produces MEDNDLYQVIFKRKSIRKYDLTPLDEDRLKEISDHLQTLEPLHKDIKIEFKILSPDLVKRRMMRKAPHYIAVFSEPKDGYLNNVGFMLQQMDLFFSANGLGSCWYGIPQLKKEGLKSSNLEFIMLMSFGNPQESLHRTNISEFKRKSLQEISDIEGADEILEAARLAPSAGNGQPWFFTGDKNAIHAYSIKPGFVRGLLTKKYPPIDVGISLYHLKLAAEHFGRGTEIVFDKPEMDNLNEYDYVASLRLK; encoded by the coding sequence ATGGAAGATAATGACCTTTATCAGGTAATATTCAAACGGAAATCCATTAGAAAGTACGATTTAACCCCTTTAGATGAAGATAGATTAAAGGAGATTTCAGACCATCTTCAAACTCTAGAACCTTTGCATAAGGACATTAAAATTGAATTTAAGATTCTATCCCCTGATTTGGTCAAAAGAAGGATGATGAGAAAAGCACCACATTATATAGCCGTGTTTTCAGAACCCAAAGATGGTTACCTAAACAATGTAGGGTTCATGCTACAGCAGATGGATCTATTCTTTTCAGCTAATGGATTAGGTAGCTGCTGGTATGGAATCCCCCAACTCAAAAAAGAAGGTTTAAAGAGTTCAAATCTGGAATTTATCATGTTAATGTCATTTGGAAATCCCCAAGAATCATTACATCGAACTAATATTTCAGAATTTAAGAGAAAATCGCTGCAAGAAATAAGTGACATTGAAGGTGCTGATGAAATACTGGAAGCAGCACGTTTAGCTCCTTCTGCAGGTAATGGGCAGCCATGGTTTTTTACAGGTGATAAAAATGCAATTCATGCTTATTCTATTAAGCCAGGTTTCGTTCGGGGACTTTTAACTAAAAAATATCCGCCTATAGATGTGGGAATTAGTCTTTATCATTTAAAACTTGCAGCAGAGCATTTTGGTAGGGGAACTGAAATTGTATTTGATAAACCTGAGATGGACAATCTCAATGAATATGATTATGTTGCCAGTTTAAGGTTAAAATGA
- a CDS encoding 4Fe-4S binding protein — MSTEIYYFSGTGNSLAVARDINQKLNGELIPITSVINKKSIISPADVIGIVFPVYYEPHGGVPLIVRRFVKKLKNIQDKYIFAICTYGAVSVNALDFLDDIIQLQGGKVAAKFTVNMPSNMGKSKDINLKKQQKMLHVWEENISLLVEQINNHADVKWDAPNLVFGKFYSLIKSIIKPFASSFEHPTLKKIKKYPELSKLSYEELLPHMDKTFNTNENCNGCGTCSQICPTQNIVMLNEKPSWQHKCEFCLACFHWCEKTAIQTSAMPELAKYHNPQIKISDMLMQTNTLK; from the coding sequence ATGAGCACAGAAATCTATTATTTTTCAGGCACTGGAAACTCTTTAGCCGTGGCCCGAGATATTAATCAAAAATTAAATGGAGAACTTATTCCCATAACCTCCGTAATCAACAAAAAAAGCATAATATCTCCGGCAGACGTTATAGGAATTGTTTTCCCCGTTTATTATGAACCCCATGGAGGTGTGCCATTAATCGTGCGTAGATTTGTTAAGAAATTGAAAAATATTCAAGACAAGTACATATTTGCCATCTGCACATATGGCGCTGTTTCAGTCAATGCTCTGGACTTTTTAGATGATATCATTCAGTTACAGGGAGGTAAAGTTGCAGCCAAATTTACTGTGAACATGCCCAGCAACATGGGCAAATCTAAAGACATTAATCTAAAAAAACAGCAGAAAATGCTTCATGTCTGGGAAGAAAACATTTCATTGCTAGTTGAACAGATTAATAACCATGCAGATGTAAAATGGGATGCTCCCAATTTAGTCTTTGGTAAATTTTATAGTTTAATTAAATCTATTATCAAACCATTTGCTTCCTCATTTGAACATCCCACCTTAAAAAAGATTAAAAAGTACCCCGAATTATCTAAATTAAGTTATGAAGAGCTTTTACCCCATATGGATAAAACTTTCAATACCAATGAAAATTGTAATGGGTGTGGAACCTGTTCACAGATTTGTCCAACTCAAAACATAGTCATGTTAAATGAAAAGCCCTCATGGCAACATAAATGCGAATTCTGCCTGGCCTGTTTCCACTGGTGTGAAAAAACAGCTATCCAGACCAGCGCTATGCCTGAACTGGCAAAATATCATAACCCTCAGATTAAAATATCCGATATGTTAATGCAAACTAATACACTTAAATAA
- a CDS encoding flavodoxin family protein encodes MKTAIIYKSIHHGNTKKIAEAMVNALEAELFDLKDANHDIIKEYDLIGFGSGIYFSKPHKKLRKFVEDLDNVENKKAFVFSTSGSKKPSNAQRLGHRKSFDFRASKFNDLLKNELSKKGFEILGEFNCKGFDTWGPFKLIGGLNKGKPDEEDLKNAAEFAKSLK; translated from the coding sequence ATGAAAACTGCAATAATTTACAAGTCCATACATCATGGAAACACCAAAAAAATAGCTGAAGCAATGGTAAACGCTCTGGAAGCTGAATTATTTGATTTAAAAGATGCCAACCATGATATTATCAAAGAATATGATCTAATTGGCTTTGGTTCTGGAATATACTTTAGTAAACCCCATAAAAAGCTAAGAAAATTTGTTGAAGACTTAGATAATGTAGAAAACAAAAAAGCATTTGTATTTTCAACAAGTGGAAGTAAAAAACCCTCAAACGCGCAGCGTTTGGGGCACCGAAAATCTTTCGATTTTCGAGCGTCCAAATTCAATGATTTATTGAAAAATGAATTATCAAAAAAAGGTTTTGAAATACTGGGAGAGTTTAATTGTAAAGGATTTGATACATGGGGGCCCTTTAAGCTTATTGGTGGTTTAAATAAAGGAAAACCTGATGAAGAGGATCTTAAAAATGCAGCAGAATTTGCAAAGAGTTTAAAGTAA
- a CDS encoding flavodoxin family protein — MKTAIIYMSVHRGNTKKIAEAMANALEADIFDLKDVNHDIIKEYDLIGFGSGIYYWKPHKKLRKFVEELDNVENKKAFHFSTSGDGRYYDWLEKKLSTKGFEILGEFHCKGYYAYSIKGIISRKGLNKGRPNEEDFNNARKFAESLKGKI; from the coding sequence ATGAAAACTGCAATAATTTATATGTCCGTACACCGCGGTAACACTAAAAAAATAGCTGAAGCAATGGCAAACGCTCTGGAAGCTGATATATTTGATTTAAAAGATGTCAATCATGATATTATTAAAGAATATGATCTAATTGGCTTTGGTTCTGGAATATACTACTGGAAACCCCATAAAAAGCTAAGAAAATTTGTTGAAGAACTTGATAATGTAGAAAACAAAAAAGCATTTCATTTTTCAACAAGCGGCGATGGAAGATATTATGACTGGTTAGAAAAAAAATTATCCACTAAAGGTTTTGAAATCCTCGGAGAATTCCATTGTAAAGGATATTATGCATACTCAATTAAAGGAATAATCAGTCGCAAGGGTTTAAATAAAGGAAGACCAAATGAAGAAGACTTTAATAATGCAAGAAAATTTGCAGAGAGCTTAAAAGGAAAAATTTAA